AGATCAAGACAAAATACACGTCTGTAATTGCACTACTTGTTGCtccatatatatacgtacaTTTGTTAGCGAGTGAAATGGATAATATTGCCTATACATAGGACGATCCTTATAATATAGTGTGGGGAAGATGCCACAAGTTGGCAAGCGACAGGAAGAAACCAAgcaaaccaaaaaaaaagtagtgGGTATTGGCCAGTTCGGCAATCTTCGCCTTCAAATTCCCTGTCTCAACTTTTTAAGCTTTCTTGATATGTGGGAATACCAGGCTATTGCTGCCTTGCGTTGGCTCTTACGCCCTTAACATTACCTAGCTTTACTACATAATGAGCTTTCGGGCCCGCATAACTCCGGGTGTCCGCACGACCGCGACTACtaagaataataataataccCCGGAGGTGAATTCAAAAGCGGCGATTCCATCCGTCCGGAAAAGAGAGCAGAAGTTAGCCCGGGACCATGCAGTTTGATGGGTTGTCTATCTTAGACTGGAAAATTCGAAGAACTCATCCTTGTTAGCTCAGTTGGTAGAGCGTTCGGCTTTTAAGCGCATTTGCTTAAGCAAGGATACCGAAATGTCAGGGGTTCGAGCCCCCTATGAGGAgttctttactttttttttatcaactTCCTTTGCTTCACGCCtattataaatttagatcGCGTATGATATTGTTAATCGGCGGTTAGAATTTATAAAAATCGACGATTTTCTAGGAATTATTTGCgcatacatatatatagttATTTAGCTCTATACAGGTGTAAGAAGGCGTTGATAAAACTATGgtaacaaaataaaaaaatagaggGAGGGGTGTGGCTAAATgcgattttttttttctttggatattattttcattttatattcACATCAAATCAGAAAATCCTGGAACGAGGTTCTTAGTAAACCCACCTTCCTTGGCGGCAGCTTCGTAGTAGCCGTAGATGGTGGTAGTAGCCATCAAAATGGATGCCCCAGAACCTAAAGTACCTAGTAGGTCGGAGCCAACAGAAAGAGCACCGATGGTAGCACCGCCGAAAGCAGCAGCAGTTGGAatgatcttcttcaattctcTGTAAATGGAGGTTTCTCTCTTACCGTTAATGACCATGCCTTGATCTTTGAATTGTTTGGCAATGTCACGTGGGGAAGTGCCGGAGATTTCGATCCATGTCTTGGAAAATACTGCGCATGAACCAAGAACAAATGTGATGTAGACGATGGTCTTGATAGGGTCCAGAAGAGCTTCGGATAAAGACATTAATGGTTGGATGTAGTAGGCCAACCCGCTCAAGGCCATTTGAGGGCCCTGGGTGCCCGGCCTGATACCCCAAACACCGATCAAACGAATCAATGGATTGGTTGGGTATTTCTGGAAAAGGATTTGAgagatcaagaaaatgttaGAAGTCAATGCACTCTGCAACATGATTGGGGTGTTGGAAGTATAAAAGAGTTTGATGGGGTAGATACCAATTTGACCTCTCACTTTGGTTGACCTGATGGGCAATTCGTAACGGAAGCCTTgtaaatataaaacaaaGAGGAAGATGGCCACGGTCATCAACACTTGGAACATATTAGGTAGATTGGTACGGTAAAAGGCCTCGACAAGGGCTCTTTTCTTGTCCTTTCTGACAGCCAAAAGATGGAAAAAGGCAATCACAGCACCTTCGAACTCCTTACCACGACCGGAATTGACTGTAGTAGGAGCAAACGCTCTCCAGAAAATTTGTTCGGCAATATTGGTTGCCGTGAACAGAGAAATACCGGAACCCAAGCCGTAACCCTTAGATAGCAATTCGTCTAATAACATCACAATCAGCGATGCAAACATCAATTGAAAGATTAACAACAAACAGATGGGCAATCCGAGGTCCGAAGGGGCACCGTAGTTACCTGTCATGACGACCACAAGGGCTTGGCCCAAGATCAGAATAATAGCGCACACCTTTTGAGCAATTTGGAACAGCTCTCTGTCCTGCTTGCTCTCAGGTCTGATTTGTAAAAGCTGAGTACCCTgcaaaaattggaaaatcaTAGATGAAGTGATGATGGGCGAAACACCCAATTCCAGTAAAGTACCACGGTTGGAGGCCAGCATGGCACGTAGCCAGTACAGAGGGTCGGAAGTCTCACTGGACACGATCCCGTACAGCGGAATCTGGCCCAGAATCAAAAAGATCAGTAGAGAAACGCCTGTCCAGATAAGTTTCTGGTTGTATGGAACCTTCCTTTCTGGAGCAATCACTTCCGGCAGGAAAGATTCAAATGGCTTAAACAAGTCTAGAACACGGTTGGAGGACATTTTCAAAGTAAAGCGTGAACCAGTGTCAGTTTTTCTACTTGCTACTATATTTAActatgtttttttcttttgctttcaCCAACTGAACCTTGTAGTAAATGGAGTGAGGTTGAATTGAGgactgaaaaaaaggttagTTCGGAGGCCGCTGAAGTTTCCGATTGGGAGCAGGAATTGAGGATGGAGGGTGCAAAGTGAGGTCCTTGATTTGTTGTTTTTACACTAAACTACGTTACCACCGTAACGCCAATTCAAGGCAGGAATTATGCTTGTTGTTTGGCAAAAGTTGCCGAAAGAAAGAATGAGAGAGAACGACAAAGAGAATGAGAGAGAACACGTAAAGCGAAAAATCTGGAGCGCTGCCGCGCCGGGTAACAAGTGTgaagagagagagagaTGTAAGGAAGATGAATACATTCAATACATTCTAGCTTATAGCAAGCTTTCAGCAGGCTCAATTGCTTATAGCGGTATAACTGCAACAAGAGTGAAAATTAATATGGTGACGAACGACGGATTCGGTAGTACAGTGTTATAATGCCGGCAATTACCGTATGCCATCGGAATCCAGATGCATTTCTGAACCTTTCCACTCGGGAAAACCACTCGTCATGTCACACGGAGAGTTGGCCATGAACTGGCTAATGGGATGGTCTAAGGCGACCACTGtaagaagaacaagagaTGATGCAAGCTAAAGCAAGCAGGTCTCAAATAAACGCTACTTGTGCCGTTGACAGCTTGTTTATCTTGCACATGGCAAGGCCATCGCGTCCCTGCGTCCCAAGAGTGCGCGGTATACGTGCGGCCCTAAACGAGGCGGTCTCTGTTCTCtgatatatttcttttctttcttcgtTGTTTTGTTTCGTGTTTGTTGAGCTCCTGCCTTCAATCGGCATCGTCCTCTTGCGTACGTACATAAAATCGTTACAGCTTTGTTCACATGGTGAAAACAATAGCGTTTGGTACGCTCTTTAAATCTTGGCACTTGTCACTTACGCTCCTTTAAACAAAATCAAACATACAAATATACGGATACGTACGCACACAGAAGCATAAAAGCACAAAAGCACATAAGAAGACCACATATAAACTAGATTATGTCCTTTGATAGACAGTTGACCGAAGACCAGGAGGTCGTCCTTAAGCAAATTTGGACACACCTTTTCCATCTGTGGCAAGTTCCCGTGGATGGAACTCATATTTTCCCTAATAACTCCCTCCACTCCTCGTCCACCCCTGctaagaagaagaaatcatcCTGGTTTAGCAAGCTTCAGTCCTCAGACCATACACAGGACTCCAGCGAAGCCGCTGAAGCGGCACACCTCTATGAAAAGGGCAAGATACACAAGGCACTAGCCAATCTAGACCCGCAAACGACCAAGAAGCAGTTCTGGCACGATATCAAGAATGAAACTCCAGACGCCACCATTTTGAAGTTTATCAGAGCCAGAAAGTGGAACGCAGACAAGACCATCGCCATGTTGGGTCACGATTTGTACTGGCGCAAGGACACTATTAACAAGATCATAAACGGTGGCGAAAGAGCTGTGTATGAGAATAACGAGACCGGTGTCATTAAGAACCTGGAATTGCAAAAGGCCACCATCCAGGGTTACGACAATGACATGAGGCCAGTCATCCTTGTGAGACCTAGATTACATCATTCTTCCGACCAAACTGAACAGGAGCTGGAAAAATTCTCCCTGTTGGTCATCGAGCAATCAAagcttttcttcaaagaaaactacCCCGCATCCACCACCATCTTGTTCGATCTGAACGGGTTCTCCATGTCCAATATGGACTATGCCCCCGTCAAGTTTCTAATCACTTGTTTTGAGGCTCACTACCCGGAATCTTTGGGCCATCTACTTATCCATAAGGCCCCTTGGATCTTTAACCCGATTTGGAACATCATCAAGAATTGGCTGGATCCGGTCGTCGCGTCCAAGATTGTTTTCACTAAGAATATCGACGAATTGCACAAGTTTATCCAACCCCAATACATCCCTAGGTATCTGGGCGGAGAAAATGACAATGATTTGGATCATTACACTCCACCAGATGGCTCTTTGGACGTCCATCTGAAAGACACCGAGACTCGCGCTATGATCGAAAAGGAGAGAGAAGAATTGGTCGAACAATTCTTGACTGTCACTGCCCAATGGATTGAACACCAGCCATTGAACGATCCAGCATACATTCAACTGCAGGAGAAAAGAGTACAACTTTCCACCGCTCTTTGTGAAAACTACTCCAAGTTAGATCCGTACATCAGATCAAGATCCGTTTATGACTACAATGGTTCTCTAAAAGTTTGAGCCAAGCCACGCGACGCTCCATACTGTATAGACCTTTATTATAAAAAcatctatttctttatatGTCCCTCtatcttatttttcttttacttttatttgTATAATACGCGAAAAATTATAGAATCatttattatcaaaaacaatcaactatgaaatgaaaaacaatACGCCTGCTAATACGGTTCGCCcttcaatttttgttttttttacatGAATGAGTCTTATACTAGATGATATCATCCTCTCACTAACGAATGCTAACGAACGAACGCCACCACAGGCCCTTAAAACCACTTTAAGCCTGCTATAcgaaaaatcaaaacaataTGGTCTTTCTTCGCCGCAACTACAAGCACTTGTAAGGTTACTCTGTGAAACTTCCATAATAGACACAGTTACAAAAGTGTACATCGTCGAAAATTGCTTTTTACCTGATGGCTACTTGACGAAGGAACTTCTTTTGGAGATTATTAACCATCTCGGTACGCCAACGGTATTCTCTAGATATCGCATACAAACGCCTCCGGTCCTACAATCTGCGTTGTGCAAATGGTTAGTGCATGTTTATTTCCTATTTCCTGTACATTCAGAACGAGAACACAATATATCCAGTTCTATCTGGTTACATTTATGGCAATTCTCGTTCTTACAGAAGTGGATAACTCCCCTGGTTATTTGGCAAGCCACGACGCCCGTTGATGTCAAACCTTGGAAGTTGTCTATTATCAAGAGATGCGCTATGCATCCAGGTTACCGGGACGCTCCCGGTAGTGCGACGCTTATTTTGCAACGATTTCAATGTCTCGTGGGCGCATCCAGTCAGATTACTGAATCAATAATTACCATCAATTGCAATAGAAAGACTTTGAAAAGTCATCGAAACTTAAAATTGGATGCGCATTTCCTAtccattttgaaaagaatattatcCAGAGCACATCCCGCTAATTTTCCCGCTGACACTGTCCAAAACACAATTGACATGTACTTGAGTGAAATTCATCAATTAGGTGCTGATTCTATATACCCACTTCGACTTCAATCACTTCCAGAATATGTTCCCTCTGACAGTACGGTCTCTCTTTGGGATGTCACTTCATTGGAACAATTAGCTCAAAACTGGCCACAATTGCATATTCCCAATGATGTAGATTACATGATGAAGCCATCTTTAAACAGCAATGTTTTACTGCCGCGAAAAGTCATGTCTAGGGATTCTCTCAAACACTTGTACTCTAGTATCATTCTCATTAAAAATAGCCGCGATGAGTCGTCATCACCATACGAATGGTGCATTTGGCAATTGAAGCGATGCTTTGCACATCAGATAGAGACTCCGCAAGAAGTTATTCCCATTATTATTTCGGTGTCCTCAATGGATAATAAACTGTCTTCTCGCATTATTCAAACGTTTTGTAATTTGAAATACTTAAAACTCGATGAGCTTACGTTGAAAAAGGTTTGTGGCGGAATCTTGCCATTATGGAAGCCTGAACTAATCAGTGGTACAAGGGAATTTTTCGTTAAGTTTATGGCCAGTATTTTTATGTGGAGTACACGAGATGGTCACGACAATAATTGCACATTTTCTGAAACTTGTTTTTACGTTTTACAAATGATTACAAACTGGGTTTTAGATGATAAATTGATAGCACTCGGGTTGACACTACTGCATGACATGCAAAGCCTGCTAACTTTGGACAAAATCTTTAACAATGCTACTTCAAACAGATTTTCTACGATGGCTTTCATCAGCTCGTTAGATATTTTAACTCAACTGTCGAAACAAACGAAGTCGGATTATGCGATCCAATATTTGATTGTGGGCCCTGACATCATGAATAAAGTGTTCAGTTCGGACGATCCTTTGCTATTATCAGCTGCGTGCAGGTACTTGGTTGCTacgaaaaataaattgaTGCAATACCCGTCAACAAACAAATTCGTTCGGATGCAGAACCAATATATCATGGATTTGACAAATTATCTTTACAGGAATAAAGTTCTGTCATCCAAAAGTTTGTTTGGAGTCTCACCAGATTTCTTTAAGCAGATTTTGGAGAATCTTTATATCCCAACTGCAGACTTCAAGAACGCTAAATTTTTCACGATAACTGGTATACCAGCGCTATCCTACAtatgtattattattctaAGACGACTGGAAACGGCcgaaaataccaaaataaaattcacCAGTGGGATCATAAATGAAGAGACGTTTAACAATTTCTTTCGAGTTCATCATGATGAGATTGGCCAGCATGGTTGGATAAAGGGCGTTAATAACATTCACGACTTGAGAGTAAAGATTTTAATGCATTTGAGTAACACTGCTAATCCATATAGAGACATTGCAGCATTCTTGTTTACATATTTGAAGAGTCTCTCAAAGTATAGCGTTCAAAATTCTTAGAATATGCATCCacatttatatacatatatatatatatatatatattataacTTCCAAAAAGGAGATTGGACAATTTATATCTATAAGGCATTAATATTTAACTATTTACAAGCACTAGTGGTAAATTCATGGCGTCATATGATTACTTGTGGAATAAGAAACTAATCACATTGAATTTCatgacaaattttttgatttttttattcatcAAATACATTCTCCCTTCCGGTAAGTTCATCAAAGTTTCAATAACAGCATCCCTACctaatttcaaaaagtttttgTCAGCCGTGTACATGAATTTGACTCTGCCATTTACCACaatttgaaactttttgaatttggaCTCAGTAGTGCGCTCAACTTCTGGCCAGCGGTATTGGTTCCATTCCATTTGGGAGTTGATCATCTCTGCAGCTTCTTCTGAAATTGACGGGACAGCAGGATATATAACGGTTACCAACTTTTGTAAATTCTGTACTATCATTTCATTCCTTACTTCACCTTTTTTCAATGCACTTTCTAAAATATTGGTTAGCTTCATATAATCAGATATTACAGTGTTTAACGATAGATTAACTTCAAATGATTCCGTAATTGATTTCAAGAAGCGTTGGAAATCGTTGTGAAATTTCACTTCTGCATCATTTAAGTCGGTCGGGGTCTTGTAGTCTTTACTTATTGCCAAATCCTTCTCGAGACTGAGAATATTTTTGGTCAAATGAAGAACCTTCTGCAACCAACGTTCTATACCAACAATCTTGGATTCATCCCAATTCAGGGCATCTGCAATTGGACTTTGGAAGAGGATATGTGCTCTCGTAGCATCAGGTCCATGTCTTAAAATACATTCATTTGGATCTGCACCATTGTATTTAGATTTCGACATTTTTTCATAAGAGACTACCGGAACCTTGCCATTTGATTTAATAATCACTGTGTTGCCATCTGGAGAGTCATTTACAAAGGTTAACTCGTCAggcttcaaaaatttaccaGAATCGGGGTCAACATAGGTTTTCCCTTGAACCATTCCTTGTGTCACCAGTTTTTTGAATGGTTCGAAGATGCCAGCAGGGTCGCTCCATGCATTGATAGATCCGAGAAATTTAGCAATAAACCTTGAGTATAACAAGTGTAAGATAGCATGTTCTACTCCACCAATATAAATATCAACCGGCATATTTTTACTTGCAATTTCACGATCAAATGGTTTTGAAGTGTTTTTGGGATCCAAGAATCTGAAATAATACCAAGAACTATCGATAAAAGTATCCATGGTGTCAGTTTCTCTTTTCGCAGGGCTCCCGCATGAAGGACAGGCGACATTTACAAATTCATCGATTGTGGACAGCGGATTCCCTTTTGTATCCAAGCCTTCAAGTTCTGGTAGCTTGACAGGTAGATCACTTTCTGGAACGGGGACAGGTCCACAGTTGTCGCAGTGAATGATGGGTATTGGAGTACCCCAGTATCTTTGTCTACTTATCAGCCAATCTCTAATTTTGTATCTAACGACGCTCTTAGACAGTCCTTCGCTATTCAACATCCCCATTATCGATTTCCTTGCCACTACAGTGAGAACTCCTGAGTGTTCTCCGCATTCTTTGGTTAGGACACCGTCAGTAGATGTGAACGGGACAGTATCAATTATTCTTTGTCTTTCCTGTTCAGTTACTTTTGAAGCATCGTCAAAAAAAGGTGCTATGCACGTCTTGATATGTTCACCAGGACAATTTGTTTGCCAAAACTCAAAATCTCGGTTATCGTGTCCTGGACAACCCATTACTGCACTAGGTGCTGAACCATAGCTGCTGACCACATATGGAGCTGCAAATATGGGGACTTCCTCTTTAGTTAAGGGATTTACGGCCTTTATGTTAGGTAACTGAAATCCTTCCTTCGTATCGTTTGGTAATTGATCACTTTTCTGTATAAACTCTTTTAAATCCGGCATTTCCTCGCAGTATTTTTGTACAATTGGGTGGTCTAATGCGAGAGCAACATACTGTACAGCAAAAAGAGTTTCCGGTCTTGTTGTAAAGACAAtcaagttttcaaatttggGGTCCGCAACTTTGAACACTAATTCTGCACCCACAGATTCGCctatccaatttttttgcatttgctTCACGTTGGAAGGCCAGTCCTTCAGTTGGTTCAAgtgctttttcaatttaggAGCGAATTTCGTTATTCCCAAAAACCACTGTTTTAGCTGCTTCTTTTCCACAATAGCCCCTGATCTCCAAGAACGGCCCTGGGCATCCACTTGTTCATTAGCCAAAACTGTCATATCAACGGGATCCCAATTAATTTCTGCTTCTTTACGATAAGCTAAgccattttcaaaaagttttaAGAAAATCCATTGGGTGAATTTATAGTATTCGGGATCACATGTAGTTATTTCTCTGTCCCAATCAAAATTTGCCAGCATACTTTGCATTTGttgtttcatttttgcAATATTGTCCCTAGTCCATATGGCCGGATTAATGCTTCTTTCTATAGCAGCGTTCTCGGCAGGTAACCCAAAAGCATCCCATCCCATCGGATGTATCACGTTGTACCCTTTTTGTTTGTAAAATCTATTCAAAGAGTCGCTAATGACATAAACTCGGAGATGTCCTATGTGAAGCGCCCCAGAAGGATATGGAAACTGGCACAGAATATATTTCGACCCGCTATTCAGAGTATCCTGCTTAGGCAAGCCACGGGTTGTCTTCTGTTTCCATTTCTCCCCAATTgcaattaattttttcactgCAGGTCCAGGGCCCCTTTTAGTGGATAGGAATCGGCTTGAAGGTCGAGACAGCATTTTTCCACCGTACACACACGTCGATTTATTCACGTACAGACTCTACAATATAGAGTACTAGCGCCTTGTTTAACACTCTGCTGTGCTCCTTCCTCCAAGTTCTTGATTCTCCACCGGAGCAACAAAACGACTTTCTTCGGTTTCTTTGATTCTTCGCGGAGATAAGAAATGAGATTCTTGGATCAAAAAGTGTGTCAGAGGTAGGGAAATGTCAAGCAAGTTCATGAACAGACCAGGAGTAGTATGGCATGGTATTAAAGATTTTTCTGTGGTATTTGATAGTTAGGCAAAAGGAACATTTTCATCCAAgttttatcaaaatttctgtTTTATAGTGAAAATTCTAAGTTAAACTTGCCAAAAACGCGTCGCGTATACTAAATTTCAATGTTTGGATCTATCAACATgaatatttatatttcaTGTAGTGAAGTTcataataagaaaaaaagaca
Above is a genomic segment from Saccharomyces cerevisiae S288C chromosome XII, complete sequence containing:
- the CSR1 gene encoding Csr1p (Phosphatidylinositol transfer protein; has a potential role in regulating lipid and fatty acid metabolism under heme-depleted conditions; interacts specifically with thioredoxin peroxidase; may have a role in oxidative stress resistance; protein abundance increases in response to DNA replication stress), which produces MSFDRQLTEDQEVVLKQIWTHLFHLWQVPVDGTHIFPNNSLHSSSTPAKKKKSSWFSKLQSSDHTQDSSEAAEAAHLYEKGKIHKALANLDPQTTKKQFWHDIKNETPDATILKFIRARKWNADKTIAMLGHDLYWRKDTINKIINGGERAVYENNETGVIKNLELQKATIQGYDNDMRPVILVRPRLHHSSDQTEQELEKFSLLVIEQSKLFFKENYPASTTILFDLNGFSMSNMDYAPVKFLITCFEAHYPESLGHLLIHKAPWIFNPIWNIIKNWLDPVVASKIVFTKNIDELHKFIQPQYIPRYLGGENDNDLDHYTPPDGSLDVHLKDTETRAMIEKEREELVEQFLTVTAQWIEHQPLNDPAYIQLQEKRVQLSTALCENYSKLDPYIRSRSVYDYNGSLKV
- the CTF3 gene encoding Ctf3p (Outer kinetochore protein that forms a complex with Mcm16p and Mcm22p; may bind the kinetochore to spindle microtubules; required for the spindle assembly checkpoint; orthologous to human centromere constitutive-associated network (CCAN) subunit CENP-I and fission yeast mis6), with the protein product MSLILDDIILSLTNANERTPPQALKTTLSLLYEKSKQYGLSSPQLQALVRLLCETSIIDTVTKVYIVENCFLPDGYLTKELLLEIINHLGTPTVFSRYRIQTPPVLQSALCKWLVHVYFLFPVHSEREHNISSSIWLHLWQFSFLQKWITPLVIWQATTPVDVKPWKLSIIKRCAMHPGYRDAPGSATLILQRFQCLVGASSQITESIITINCNRKTLKSHRNLKLDAHFLSILKRILSRAHPANFPADTVQNTIDMYLSEIHQLGADSIYPLRLQSLPEYVPSDSTVSLWDVTSLEQLAQNWPQLHIPNDVDYMMKPSLNSNVLLPRKVMSRDSLKHLYSSIILIKNSRDESSSPYEWCIWQLKRCFAHQIETPQEVIPIIISVSSMDNKLSSRIIQTFCNLKYLKLDELTLKKVCGGILPLWKPELISGTREFFVKFMASIFMWSTRDGHDNNCTFSETCFYVLQMITNWVLDDKLIALGLTLLHDMQSLLTLDKIFNNATSNRFSTMAFISSLDILTQLSKQTKSDYAIQYLIVGPDIMNKVFSSDDPLLLSAACRYLVATKNKLMQYPSTNKFVRMQNQYIMDLTNYLYRNKVLSSKSLFGVSPDFFKQILENLYIPTADFKNAKFFTITGIPALSYICIIILRRLETAENTKIKFTSGIINEETFNNFFRVHHDEIGQHGWIKGVNNIHDLRVKILMHLSNTANPYRDIAAFLFTYLKSLSKYSVQNS
- a CDS encoding uncharacterized protein (Novel ORF identified via pan-genome analysis; conserved in other strains of S. cerevisiae), which gives rise to MLVVWQKLPKERMRENDKENEREHVKRKIWSAAAPGNKCEERERCKEDEYIQYILAYSKLSAGSIAYSGITATRVKINMVTNDGFGSTVL
- the NAM2 gene encoding leucine--tRNA ligase NAM2 (Mitochondrial leucyl-tRNA synthetase; also has direct role in splicing of several mitochondrial group I introns; indirectly required for mitochondrial genome maintenance; human homolog LARS2 can complement yeast null mutant, and is implicated in Perrault syndrome), with product MLSRPSSRFLSTKRGPGPAVKKLIAIGEKWKQKTTRGLPKQDTLNSGSKYILCQFPYPSGALHIGHLRVYVISDSLNRFYKQKGYNVIHPMGWDAFGLPAENAAIERSINPAIWTRDNIAKMKQQMQSMLANFDWDREITTCDPEYYKFTQWIFLKLFENGLAYRKEAEINWDPVDMTVLANEQVDAQGRSWRSGAIVEKKQLKQWFLGITKFAPKLKKHLNQLKDWPSNVKQMQKNWIGESVGAELVFKVADPKFENLIVFTTRPETLFAVQYVALALDHPIVQKYCEEMPDLKEFIQKSDQLPNDTKEGFQLPNIKAVNPLTKEEVPIFAAPYVVSSYGSAPSAVMGCPGHDNRDFEFWQTNCPGEHIKTCIAPFFDDASKVTEQERQRIIDTVPFTSTDGVLTKECGEHSGVLTVVARKSIMGMLNSEGLSKSVVRYKIRDWLISRQRYWGTPIPIIHCDNCGPVPVPESDLPVKLPELEGLDTKGNPLSTIDEFVNVACPSCGSPAKRETDTMDTFIDSSWYYFRFLDPKNTSKPFDREIASKNMPVDIYIGGVEHAILHLLYSRFIAKFLGSINAWSDPAGIFEPFKKLVTQGMVQGKTYVDPDSGKFLKPDELTFVNDSPDGNTVIIKSNGKVPVVSYEKMSKSKYNGADPNECILRHGPDATRAHILFQSPIADALNWDESKIVGIERWLQKVLHLTKNILSLEKDLAISKDYKTPTDLNDAEVKFHNDFQRFLKSITESFEVNLSLNTVISDYMKLTNILESALKKGEVRNEMIVQNLQKLVTVIYPAVPSISEEAAEMINSQMEWNQYRWPEVERTTESKFKKFQIVVNGRVKFMYTADKNFLKLGRDAVIETLMNLPEGRMYLMNKKIKKFVMKFNVISFLFHK
- the SEC61 gene encoding translocon subunit SEC61 (Conserved ER protein translocation channel; essential subunit of Sec61 complex (Sec61p, Sbh1p, and Sss1p); forms channel for SRP-dependent protein import; with Sec63 complex is required for SRP-independent protein translocation into the ER; involved in posttranslational soluble protein import into the ER, ERAD of soluble substrates, and misfolded soluble protein export from the ER), with protein sequence MSSNRVLDLFKPFESFLPEVIAPERKVPYNQKLIWTGVSLLIFLILGQIPLYGIVSSETSDPLYWLRAMLASNRGTLLELGVSPIITSSMIFQFLQGTQLLQIRPESKQDRELFQIAQKVCAIILILGQALVVVMTGNYGAPSDLGLPICLLLIFQLMFASLIVMLLDELLSKGYGLGSGISLFTATNIAEQIFWRAFAPTTVNSGRGKEFEGAVIAFFHLLAVRKDKKRALVEAFYRTNLPNMFQVLMTVAIFLFVLYLQGFRYELPIRSTKVRGQIGIYPIKLFYTSNTPIMLQSALTSNIFLISQILFQKYPTNPLIRLIGVWGIRPGTQGPQMALSGLAYYIQPLMSLSEALLDPIKTIVYITFVLGSCAVFSKTWIEISGTSPRDIAKQFKDQGMVINGKRETSIYRELKKIIPTAAAFGGATIGALSVGSDLLGTLGSGASILMATTTIYGYYEAAAKEGGFTKNLVPGFSDLM